The stretch of DNA TCTGAAGTCAATTTGGTTGCACCATATAAATTAATAGGTGCGCATGCTTTATCGGTTGATAAGGCCACCACTCGTTCTACATTTGTTTCTAAACAAGCATGTATTACGTTTTCGGCTCCATTAACATTAGTTTTAATACATTCTGATGGGTTATATTCTGCTAAATGAACGTGCTTCATTGCTGCTGCATGAATCACATAATCAATATCTTTCATTGCTCTTACCAAACGTTCTTTATCTCTTACATCTCCAATAAAGAAACGAATAGCAGGATATTTATCTAAAGGAAATTCTTGAGCCATTACGAATTGTTTCTGCTCATCTCTTGAAAAAATCACCAATCTTTTTACTTCAGGATATTCTGAAAATATTCTTCTTGTTAAGGCTTTCCCTAATGATCCTGTTCCACCTGTAATTAAAATAGATTTATTATTTAGACTCATGTTATTTTTTAAATTACTTAATTTTATACATCCTTTATTTATAATCTTCCATCAACTATATCTCGATCTAAAAACGACTTTGTATCAAATACTACTCCTTTAGATTCTTTCAATAGATTTATGTCTAAATCTAAAAATTCTTTATGAGATACAGCTATTATTATAGAAGAATAACGCTTTCCTCCTATTGAGTTCACTAATTCAATTCCATATTCTTCTTTTACCTCCTCTTTATTAGCCCAAGGATCATAAATATCTACATCAACACCAAACTGTGTTAACTCACTATAAATATCTACTACTTTAGTATTTCGAATATCAGGACAATTTTCTTTAAACGTTATTCCTAATATTAAAGATTTTGAACCTTTAATTGTGTGACCATTTTGTATTAATAACTTTACCACTTTATTTGCTACAAACATTCCCATATTATCATTCACTCTCCTCCCTGATAATATAACTTGTGGGTGATATCCTAGTGACTCGGCTTTATGAGCTAAATAATAAGGATCTACTCCTATACAATGACCTCCTACTAATCCTGGTTTAAACTTTAAGAAATTCCATTTTGTTCCAGCAGCTTCTAAAACATCAATTGTATCAATTCCAATACGGTCAAATATTAGAGCCAATTCATTTACAAAAGAAATATTCACATCACGTTGTGCATTTTCAATTGCCTTTGAAGCTTCAGCTACTTTTATACTACTTGCTTTATGTGTACCTGCCTTTATAATAGAAGCATATAAATTATCCACATAAGTTGCAACTTCTTCTGTTGATCCTGAAGTTACTTTTTTAATTGTAGTTAGTGTATTAACCTTATCTCCTGGATTAATTCGTTCAGGAGAATATCCACAATAAAAATCTTTATTAAACTTCAATCCAGATTCACTTTCTAAAACAGGAACACAATCCTCTTCTGTACACCCTGGGTATACTGTTGATTCATAAATGACTAAATCATTTTTTTTCAGGATACTCCCTAACATTTTCGAAGCACTCAGTAATGGTTTCAAATCAGGTGCTTTAAAAGCATTAATTGGTGTAGGGACTGTCACAATAAACACATTACATTCCGAAATAGATTGTAATTCTGAAGTGAATTTCAATCCTTTTTCATTATCTTGATAAGACATTACCTCTTGTAATTCCTTAGGATCAGCTTCTAATGTATGATCTTCTCCTCTGGATAATTCTTCAACTCGTTCTGTATTTATATCAAAACCAATTGTTCTGTATTTTTTTCCAAATTCAAGTGCTAAGGGTAAGCCTACATAACCTAATCCTATTACACATATTTGAGCTTTAGATTTTTTCATATTAATTTTTTCGGACTGTAAAATTATAAAATTTATTTTACACTATATTAAATAATTAACATCTTAAATAATCATTCCAGCTGCAACTGTTTCGCTCGTCGTTACATCTACCAAAATTAAACTTCCTGTTATTCTATTTCTTGAATAAGAATCTGTATATAATGGGTTTGTTGTTCTTAATTTAACACGAACAATATCATTCATTTTGATCTCTTCTTCTCCTTCTTTTTTCCCTAAAGTATTAACGTCTACTTTGTAAGTTACTTCTTTTATCATCGCCTTTACTTCATTTGAAGTATGCTTTAAATAATATTTTCCTCTAGGGCTTGGTGATTCACTATTCAACCAACATAGCATAACATCTAAATCTTGAGTTGAATTAGGTAAAGAATCTTCTTTAACAATCATATCACCTCTTCCTAAATCAATATCATCTTCTAATTGTATCGATACTGACATAGGAGGAAACGCTTCTTTTACTTGACCTTTGAATGTATCAATTGATTTAATTTTTGATTTAAATCCTGAAGGAAGTAACATTACTTCTTCTCCTTGTTTTAAAACACCTCCTGCAACTCTTCCTGCATAACCTCTATAATCGTGAAATTCATCTGATTTTGGACGTATTACAGTTTGAATTGGGAAACGTACATCTTCAAAATCTTGATCCCCTGTTATGTAAATTGTCTCTAATGTTTCTAATAACGGTTTTCCTTTATACCATGGAGTTTTTTCAGATGATTCCACTACATTATCTCCTTTCAAAGCTGAAATAGGAATGAAACGAATATCTTTAACATCCAATAAAGCTGAAAAATTTTCATATTGTTGTACAATATCCTCAAAGACTTCTTCTGAATAATCTACCAAATCCATCTTATTCACACAAACTACTAAATGAGGTATTTGTAATAATGAAGCAATATAAGAGTGACGCTTAGTTTGTTCAATAACACCATTTCTAGCATCAATTAATATTAAAGCAACATTTGCTGTTGAAGCTCCTGTTACCATATTACGCGTATATTGTATGTGACCTGGAGTATCTGCTATGATAAACTTACGTTTTGGAGTTGAAAAATATCGATATGCTACATCAATTGTAATTCCTTGCTCTCGTTCATCTTTTAAACCATCTGTCAATAAGGCTAAATCCATATCTTCCAGTCCACGCTTTTTTGAAGAATCTTCCATGGCATTTAACTGATCTTCAAATATAGATTTAGAATCGTATAATAAACGTCCAATTAATGTACTCTTTCCATCATCTACACTTCCCGCTGTAGTAAAACGTAGTATTTCTTTATCTTGACTTATCATTTTTCTTTATCCGTTATTTATAATATATTAGAAATTTAGAAGAATTGTATTTCTAAAAATACCCTTCTCTTTTACGATCTTCCATTGCTGTTTCACTTCGCTTATCATCAGCTCTGTTTCCACGCTCTGTTTGACGTGCTATAGATACTTCTTCAACTATTTTTTCTAATGTATCGGCATCTGACTCATCACCTCCTGTTATGGTTATATCACCTAATGTTCTAAATCGTATTTTTTTTGTTACAATCTCTTCTCCTTCTCGTAAGTTTAAAAATTCAGAATTGGGAATCCAAGTACCATTTCTATAAACAACTTCACGTTCATGTGCAAAATATAATGATGGGATTTCAATCTTTTCATGCATTATATAATTCCATATATCCATTTCTGTCCAATTTGATATTGGAAATACTCGGAAATGTTCTCCAAAGTTTAATCGTCCATTAAATAAATTCCATAATTCTGGACGTTGGTTTTTAGGATCCCACTGTCCAAAATCATCTCGATGGGAAAAAAAGCGTTCTTTAGCTCTTGCTTTTTCTTCATCTCTTCTTCCTCCTCCCATACAACAATCAAACCCATTCTCCTCTATAGCATCTAACAATGTAGTGGTCTGCAAGGCATTACGACTTGCATTAATACCGGTTTCTTCTTTCACACGTTTTTCATCAATCGACTTCTGAACAGAACCTACTACCAACTGAACACCCAACTTTTTCACCAACTGATCTCTAAAAGCTATGGTTTCAGGAAAATTATGTCCTGTATCTACGTGAAATAATGGGAATGGGATCTTTCCAGGGTAAAATGCTTTTCTAGCTAAATGTGTTAAAACAATAGAGTCTTTTCCTCCTGAAAATAAAATTGCCGGATTATTAAATTGAGCTATCACCTCTCGCAATACAAAAATTGCTTCTGATTCTAACTCTTCTAAATAAGAAAGATTATATTTCATAAATATTTTTTGATAGCTACAAATCTACAGTTTTTTAAATAGTTATCAAATCCGTTTACGATAAAATAACAAAGAGTTTATTCGTTTTCTTCTTCTTGATCAAGCTTATAAATTGAACGATACCATATTCTCTCGTGAAGATAATAAAAAATCATTTTTAAAACGGCTTCGGTTAATGCTATTCCTGTAGCTTTTTCAATAGCATCTTTATCTTCTTGGAAAAATAAATAACTCAAAACGAAAGTAGTTAATGAGGCCAAAATACGCCATGTTATGGTTTTATAAATATGGATTCTAGCACTCTTCTGAAGTTTTTTCTTGGGTATTTGTTTTTCTACATCTCCTTCTGCCATCCTTTTTATAGTAAAATGATAATTTTCTATTCAATTTATTTTGCACAAATATACGTTTTAGGCATCTTTGTAACAAAATTTTTAACTTATTAAGTTTTGATATGGCAAAGTTAATCAAATTATATGAAAATAATCCAGATGAAAAAAAAATTGATCAGATTGTAGAAATACTCAAAAAAGGAGGTATTATTATCTATCCTACTGATACAGTTTATGGAATTGGTTGTGACATTACCCATACAAAAGCAATGGAAAAAGTAGCTTTAATTAAAGGTATTAAATTATCTAAAGCGAATTTTTCTTTTATCTGTAATGATTTGAGTCATATTTCTGATTTCACAAAACCCATACCTACAGCCACTTATAAAATTTTGAAACGATGCCTCCCAGGAGCCTTCACTTTTATTCTAGAAGCTAACAATCGACTTCCTAAAGCTTTTAAAGGGAAAAAAACGATTGGAATCCGTGTTCCTGACAATACTATCCCGAGAATTATTGTAGAAAAGCTAGGCAATCCTATTTTAACTACTTCCGTATTAGATCATGATGAAATTTTAGAATACACAACAGATCCTGAACTCATTCTTGAACGTCATGATAAAATTGTAGATCTTGTAATAGACGGAGGTTATGGAAATAATGTAGCTTCTACCATTGTTGATTTATCTCAAAATTCAATCGAAATTATTCGAGAAGGAAAAGGTGATATAAATTTATTATATTAGATGTGTGAGAACATTTCATTATAAAGATTTAGGTCCAGGATTATTATTTGCGGGAGCTGCCATTGGTGTATCCCACTTAGTTCAATCAACTAAGGCTGGAGCAGAATTTGGGTTATCTTTTTTATGGGTATTGTTATTCGTTAATCTTTTTAAATATCCTTTTTTCTTATTTGGAGCAAAATATACTGCCATTACAAAAGAAAGTCTTCTAGACGGTTATCTAAAAATAGGAAAACCTTTTTTATGGATCTACTTTATATTAAACTTGTTTACCATATTTACCATTCAAGCAGCCGTTACACTTGTTACAGCAGGTATTATTATGTCATTATTTGATGGAACTAACATTTTCATTTGGGCATTAGGTATTACTATAATTTGTTCTTTTTTACTAACCATTGGCAAATTCAAACTATTAGATCGTTTTATTAAATTTATTATTATAACTCTTACTATAAGTACATTCTTTGCTTTATACTTTGCCTTTAATAATACCGATATTCATTTCAATTGGACACAACAATTTCCCAAAGAAGCTTATGGTATCACCTTTTTAATTGCCTTTATGGGTTGGATGCCAGCTCCATTAGATGTTTCTATTTGGAATTCTTTATGGATTACTGAAAAAACCAAATCTAAAACCTTATCTACTAAAAAAATAGTATTCGACTTTAATATAGGCTATTTTGGAACCATTATATTAGCTTTTTGTTTCCTTTTCTTAGGCTATCTTGTAATGTATAACTCGGGAGAAACTTTTTCTCCTAAAGCAGGTATTTTTGCTAAACAATTAATCGACTTATATACTAAAAACCTAGGAGAACACTTCTATTATTTAATAGGAATTGCTGCTTTCACCACTATGTTAAGTACTACCCTAACTACTTTAGATGCTTCACCTAGAGCCATGGCAAAAACAACTTCTTTATTATTTCCTAAAAAATCTTCAAAAAACTATTACCGTATTTGGATGATTATTTTAATCATAGGAACCCTACTTATTTTAAAATTGTTTGTTGAAAACATGGGAACCATGATCAAAATTGCAACTATTCTCTCTTTTGCATCAGCTCCATTTTATGCGATCATGAATTTCTATCTAATCAACAGTCAATTTGTGGACAAAATGTATCATCCTAAAATAATTATGAAAACTCTTAGTGTTTTAGGAATATTATTTTTGCTTAGTTTTTCTATCGGCTATATACTTTTTATCATATAAAAAAACATAATGCATTGCATAACAATAACTTAATCTGATACACATCATAATAATGATGATAGATTATACAAACAGTTGTTTGTATAAAAATCACTGCATCTTATATAAAAACAATTAAAAATACACAATTTCACAATAGATTATTATAGAAATTTTAAACATAAATAAATATGAGAAAAATTAATCTACTAATGATCTTTGCACTTTGTTGTAGTTCTTTGCTTTTTTCACAAGCTACTGAATACCAGCACAAAAAAGATCATCATCAAAAAGAAGTAATTGGTTATTTTACCAATTGGGATGCCTGGAAAGCAGCCAATCATGGTGTGACCAAAGGATTTTACAATCAATTAAATATTGATTATTCTCAGTACACTATTTTAAACTGGTCCTTTTTAGGTGTTGCCAAGGATGGTTCTTTACATAGTGGTGATTTACGTAATAAAAATATCTATCAAGAAGGTACAGTTCAAGATCCTGGCCCAATGTTTTATGATGACATTTACTCTAGTTGGGATTATTGGTTACTTTATGGAGATTTACAAATCTTTCAATATTTACCTGATGACTTAGACAAAAAAAATACTCATGAATCTTATTGGGCTTATGAGCAATATGGTTACAAAGGTAATGGTAGTGGATGGATTAATACCAAAACAGGGGAATCAGGTAGTTTCCCTCTCCCTTTACCTAAACCTGGTTCTAACAAAGGACTTTTAGATTTAGCTCACGCAAACAATGTAAAAGTTATGGTATCTATTGGAGGATGGAGTATGTCTAAACATTTTCCTGATGTAGCAGCTGATCCAGCTAAAAGAGCTCGTTTTGTGGAAGATTGTTCTAAACTTATTAATATGGGATTTGATGGAATTGATATTGATTGGGAATTTCCAGGAGTTTCAGGAATGAATTTTCAAGGAACTAGTCATGATTACACTAATTTTGCCATCTTAATGGAAGAAATAAGAGCTGCTATTGGACCTGACAAACTACTAACAGCAGCTTTTGGGCAAACACCTAATAAATTATCAGGTTTTGACTGGAATCGATTAGATCAATCCATGGATTACTTTAATATGATGACTTATGACTTCCACGGAGGATGGTCAAATATAGCAGGACATAATGCTCCTTTATATTCTTATGATGGCGAAGAATATGGTCCCATGTCTGTTGATGATACTTTTCAATACTTGGTAAGTATTGGAGTAAACCCTCAAAAAATAAATCTTGGAGTTGGTTTTTACGGTCGTGGAGTCATTACAAATGGTAATGCAGCCTTAAATGCTCCAACTGTTAAAGTTAATAAAACCATTCAACCTGATGGCCCTATTTCTACTGCTGGAGATTACACCAATTGGGGTGCTTTTGATGCTACGCCTATGTATAACTATATTCAACAAAATAAAGAAGGATGGACTTACAACTGGGATGACCAAGCTAAAGTACCTTATTTAACAAAAGGTAACTATTTTCTTAGTTTTGACGATCAACGTTCCATCGAAGAAAAAGCAAAGTATGTAAATGCTAAAAACGCAGGTGGGGTTATCATATGGCAAGTTTTTGGAGATCAAAAACCAGGTACTATTACAGAAACTATTGCAAGTAAATTACCTTACGCTCCTTCAACTGAAGCGCCGTTAGTTAATACATTAAATCGTGTTTTTGCAGAAAACGGAACACCTGATAACATCCCTCCAACAATTACACTTGTAAAACCCGAAAGTAATACCTTATTTTCTCAAGAAACTTTAGATACTATTGCTATTGAAGTTACCATTTCAGATACAGATGGTCTAATAAGTTCTACTGAATTTACAATCAATTCTGAAATCGTTTCATTTTCACAATCACAAAATTCATTTACTTTAAATTATTTACCTCAAAGCTTTGGAGACTATTCTTTAAATATTACAGCTACTGACAATGATGGTGCAACCTCATCTTTATCTAGTACCTTTAAAATTGAAGAAAAAAGCATTATCAATAATGCTCCAGAATTCACTGGAATTCAAAACATACAAATCACGGTTGGAGATTCTTTTAATGCTCTAGATAATATAACAGCTCAAGATATCGAAGATGGTGATTTAACATCTTCAATCACAATAGAAGGTACTGTAGATACTAATACAGTAGGCTCTTATACACTAACCTACTCTGTTCAAGACACTCAAGGTTTAACTACACAAGCAGAAAGAGTTATAACAGTTCAATCTTCTACAAATGGAAATAATGGACTTAATGATTTAATTTCAGAAACAATGTGGGCTGAACTATTTCCTAATCGTTATGGACAAAGTACTCACATAACACAATCAGACACAACCGATTTTTATAGTTACGCTAATTTTGTTGAGGCAGTTCAACGAATGCAAAATATTCAAATAACATTTGAGCGAAAATGTGCTACAAACGCCTATAAAATCACACGAAAAGACAAAACAACAGGAGCTACAGTAGTCATTAGAGAAGACGATAATTTTTCTTCTAGCTCTGCTACTATCATAACACAAGTAGTCGATTATGGTTCTTTCCTTTCAGAAGGAAATTTAGAAACTAAAAAACGAGAATTAATGGCTTTCTTAGCTAATATTTCTCAAGAAACAACAGGCGGTTGGGATACAGCTCCAGGAGGGAAATACGCTTGGGGGTTATATTTTAGAGAAGAACAAGGTTATGCAGGTTCTTCATCAATAGGTTATGTAGATTCTGGTAGTACTTTATATCCTCCAACAGCTGGAAAATCATATCATGGAAGAGGACCAATACAATTAAGTTGGAATTATAATTATGGACAAGTAAGTCAATTTTTATATGGTGACAAACAAATTTTATTAGACAATCCTGAAAAAGTGATTGAAGATGGCGCTTTAGCCTTTCAGACTGCCATTTGGTTTTGGATGACACCGCAATATCCTAAACCTTCAGCTCATGATTCTATGGTAGGTAATTGGCAACCTACAGCTCAACAAAGAGATGCTGGATTAATCCCTGGATTTGGCTCTACAGTCAATATTATTAACGGTGGTATTGAGTGTAACAGTGGAACTGAAAACACAAAAGTTTTAGGAAGAATTGGTCACTATGAACGCTATACAACCCTTGCAGGAATTGGAATGGCTTTAGACGGAACAGATAATGTAGTAGAACTAGGATGTGCCAATATGCCTGCTTTCCAAATTGATTATCAAGAATGTGGAAGCACGCCTGAACTTGCTGCATTAGATTTTATCAACCCTAAAAATGGAGATTTTATTACACTAGCAAGTGGTGAGAATGTAAATATTGAATTAAATATTACAGATCCAAACCAATCTGTTTCCAATATTCAAATTACAGTTGATAATCAAACTTTTAATGGAACAACAGCTACTTGGACTCCAAATGGTTTTGGAGCATATACCCTAACAGCTACTGCTAAAGATGGTAATACAAATTTAGAAAAAAGTATTACCATAACTCTTATTGATTCTGATGTAGCTACAGGTTGTGAAGGAATTGCTTCTTGGAGTGCCCAAGCGTATGCTACTCCTAACACAGAAGTATATTACAACGGTGCTATCTATAAAAACAAATGGTATGCTGAAGCTACAGACCAACCAGGCTCTTCAGATGTTTGGGCGTTTGTAGATTATTGTGGTGAAGGTCCTGATCTAAGTACTACTTGTGGTTATGAAGAATGGAATACTAATAAAGTATATGCAACCGGTGGTTTACAAGTGTATTATCAAGGAAATATTTACCAAAGTAATTGGTGGACGAAAGGAAACATTCCTTCATCAACAAACGAATGGTCTTTAGTATCTTCTTGTCCTAACACTTCTGCTAGAATTGCCACAACAGAAATTTTTGAACTTCCTACTTTTAAAGTATATCCTAATCCTACTTCTGATATATTGTATATTCAAACCGATAAATCAGTTGTTAAAGGAATGATATACTCTTTAACAGGTCGCCCTATTCAAACATTCAATTCTAAACAGATTCAAGTTCATAGCTTATCAAGTGGAACTTATCTCTTAAAAGTCATTTTCTCAGATGGATCTAGTCAAAGTACTAAATTCTCTAAGAAATAATTTCTATAATAGACAACGAAAGCCCTGAATCGTCATAATTCAGGGCTTTTCTTTATTATTTAATTAAGAAGTTATTTCAATAACAATATAAATTCAAGATATTACTTACTAAAGCTTACTCTTCTTCAAACATTCTAACATGTACTTTTCCTCCTTTTTGAATCCATCCACGAAACATTCCAGTCGTATTAAAAGGTGTTGCAATATTTCCTTGCCGATCTAAAGCAATAATACCTCCGTCTCCATTTTTATCTACTAATTTTTTATGTACTACTTCATTAGACGCTTCTTTCAAAGAAAGACCTTTATACTTCATTAAAGCTGCAATATCATAAGCTACCACATTTCGAATAAAAAACTCACCATGACCCGTTGCAGATACTCCACAAGTTGCATTATCAGCGTAAGTACCTGCACCTATTATCGGAGAGTCTCCTATTCTACCATAACGTTTGTTTGTCATTCCCCCTGTAGAAGTTCCTGCAGCTATATTTCCATATTGATCTAATGCCACAGCACCCACTGTCCCCATTTTAGGAGCCTCAATATAAACATCCTTATATACCTGTGCTTGGCTTTTATCATCATGATCCAATTGAACTTGTTCTTTCTTTTTTATATTTTGTAATTGATTATATCGTTTCTCTGTAAAAAAGTAGTTTGAATCTACTATTTCTAATCCATTTTTCTCAGCAAAAAGTTCTGCTCCTTTTCCTGCCATCATTACATGAGGTGATTTTTCCATTACTATAAATGCTCCTTCGATAGGGCTTTTAATATGTGAAACCCCTGCAACAGCTCCTGCCTTTCCTGTTTTACCATCCATAATTGAAGCATC from Flavobacteriaceae bacterium UJ101 encodes:
- the cysD gene encoding sulfate adenylyltransferase (Belongs to the PAPS reductase family. CysD subfamily.; KEGG: buh:BUAMB_400 sulfate adenylyltransferase subunit 2) gives rise to the protein MKYNLSYLEELESEAIFVLREVIAQFNNPAILFSGGKDSIVLTHLARKAFYPGKIPFPLFHVDTGHNFPETIAFRDQLVKKLGVQLVVGSVQKSIDEKRVKEETGINASRNALQTTTLLDAIEENGFDCCMGGGRRDEEKARAKERFFSHRDDFGQWDPKNQRPELWNLFNGRLNFGEHFRVFPISNWTEMDIWNYIMHEKIEIPSLYFAHEREVVYRNGTWIPNSEFLNLREGEEIVTKKIRFRTLGDITITGGDESDADTLEKIVEEVSIARQTERGNRADDKRSETAMEDRKREGYF
- the wbpO gene encoding protein CapL (Required for the biosynthesis of type 1 capsular polysaccharide. Belongs to the UDP-glucose/GDP-mannose dehydrogenase family.; KEGG: cnc:CNE_2c00250 UDP-N-acetyl-D-galactosamine dehydrogenase; With NAD(+) or NADP(+) as acceptor) gives rise to the protein MKKSKAQICVIGLGYVGLPLALEFGKKYRTIGFDINTERVEELSRGEDHTLEADPKELQEVMSYQDNEKGLKFTSELQSISECNVFIVTVPTPINAFKAPDLKPLLSASKMLGSILKKNDLVIYESTVYPGCTEEDCVPVLESESGLKFNKDFYCGYSPERINPGDKVNTLTTIKKVTSGSTEEVATYVDNLYASIIKAGTHKASSIKVAEASKAIENAQRDVNISFVNELALIFDRIGIDTIDVLEAAGTKWNFLKFKPGLVGGHCIGVDPYYLAHKAESLGYHPQVILSGRRVNDNMGMFVANKVVKLLIQNGHTIKGSKSLILGITFKENCPDIRNTKVVDIYSELTQFGVDVDIYDPWANKEEVKEEYGIELVNSIGGKRYSSIIIAVSHKEFLDLDINLLKESKGVVFDTKSFLDRDIVDGRL
- the cysN gene encoding sulfate adenylyltransferase (May be the GTPase, regulating ATP sulfurylase activity; Belongs to the TRAFAC class translation factor GTPase superfamily. Classic translation factor GTPase family. CysN/NodQ subfamily; Contains 1 tr-type G (guanine nucleotide-binding) domain.; KEGG: bak:BAKON_426 sulfate adenylyltransferase subunit 1) is translated as MISQDKEILRFTTAGSVDDGKSTLIGRLLYDSKSIFEDQLNAMEDSSKKRGLEDMDLALLTDGLKDEREQGITIDVAYRYFSTPKRKFIIADTPGHIQYTRNMVTGASTANVALILIDARNGVIEQTKRHSYIASLLQIPHLVVCVNKMDLVDYSEEVFEDIVQQYENFSALLDVKDIRFIPISALKGDNVVESSEKTPWYKGKPLLETLETIYITGDQDFEDVRFPIQTVIRPKSDEFHDYRGYAGRVAGGVLKQGEEVMLLPSGFKSKIKSIDTFKGQVKEAFPPMSVSIQLEDDIDLGRGDMIVKEDSLPNSTQDLDVMLCWLNSESPSPRGKYYLKHTSNEVKAMIKEVTYKVDVNTLGKKEGEEEIKMNDIVRVKLRTTNPLYTDSYSRNRITGSLILVDVTTSETVAAGMII
- a CDS encoding chitinase (Carbohydrate-binding lectin with a preference for chitin. Has no chitinase activity. May play a role in tissue remodeling and in the capacity of cells to respond to and cope with changes in their environment. Plays a role in T-helper cell type 2 (Th2) inflammatory response and IL-13-induced inflammation, regulating allergen sensitization, inflammatory cell apoptosis, dendritic cell accumulation and M2 macrophage differentiation. Facilitates invasion of pathogenic enteric bacteria into colonic mucosa and lymphoid organs. Mediates activation of AKT1 signaling pathway and subsequent IL8 production in colonic epithelial cells. Regulates antibacterial responses in lung by contributing to macrophage bacterial killing, controlling bacterial dissemination and augmenting host tolerance. Also regulates hyperoxia-induced injury, inflammation and epithelial apoptosis in lung; Belongs to the glycosyl hydrolase 18 family.; KEGG: cpi:Cpin_2184 chitinase), producing MRKINLLMIFALCCSSLLFSQATEYQHKKDHHQKEVIGYFTNWDAWKAANHGVTKGFYNQLNIDYSQYTILNWSFLGVAKDGSLHSGDLRNKNIYQEGTVQDPGPMFYDDIYSSWDYWLLYGDLQIFQYLPDDLDKKNTHESYWAYEQYGYKGNGSGWINTKTGESGSFPLPLPKPGSNKGLLDLAHANNVKVMVSIGGWSMSKHFPDVAADPAKRARFVEDCSKLINMGFDGIDIDWEFPGVSGMNFQGTSHDYTNFAILMEEIRAAIGPDKLLTAAFGQTPNKLSGFDWNRLDQSMDYFNMMTYDFHGGWSNIAGHNAPLYSYDGEEYGPMSVDDTFQYLVSIGVNPQKINLGVGFYGRGVITNGNAALNAPTVKVNKTIQPDGPISTAGDYTNWGAFDATPMYNYIQQNKEGWTYNWDDQAKVPYLTKGNYFLSFDDQRSIEEKAKYVNAKNAGGVIIWQVFGDQKPGTITETIASKLPYAPSTEAPLVNTLNRVFAENGTPDNIPPTITLVKPESNTLFSQETLDTIAIEVTISDTDGLISSTEFTINSEIVSFSQSQNSFTLNYLPQSFGDYSLNITATDNDGATSSLSSTFKIEEKSIINNAPEFTGIQNIQITVGDSFNALDNITAQDIEDGDLTSSITIEGTVDTNTVGSYTLTYSVQDTQGLTTQAERVITVQSSTNGNNGLNDLISETMWAELFPNRYGQSTHITQSDTTDFYSYANFVEAVQRMQNIQITFERKCATNAYKITRKDKTTGATVVIREDDNFSSSSATIITQVVDYGSFLSEGNLETKKRELMAFLANISQETTGGWDTAPGGKYAWGLYFREEQGYAGSSSIGYVDSGSTLYPPTAGKSYHGRGPIQLSWNYNYGQVSQFLYGDKQILLDNPEKVIEDGALAFQTAIWFWMTPQYPKPSAHDSMVGNWQPTAQQRDAGLIPGFGSTVNIINGGIECNSGTENTKVLGRIGHYERYTTLAGIGMALDGTDNVVELGCANMPAFQIDYQECGSTPELAALDFINPKNGDFITLASGENVNIELNITDPNQSVSNIQITVDNQTFNGTTATWTPNGFGAYTLTATAKDGNTNLEKSITITLIDSDVATGCEGIASWSAQAYATPNTEVYYNGAIYKNKWYAEATDQPGSSDVWAFVDYCGEGPDLSTTCGYEEWNTNKVYATGGLQVYYQGNIYQSNWWTKGNIPSSTNEWSLVSSCPNTSARIATTEIFELPTFKVYPNPTSDILYIQTDKSVVKGMIYSLTGRPIQTFNSKQIQVHSLSSGTYLLKVIFSDGSSQSTKFSKK
- the tsaC|rimN|SUA5 gene encoding L-threonylcarbamoyladenylate synthase (Belongs to the SUA5 family; Contains 1 YrdC-like domain.; KEGG: cbo:CBO0142 L-threonylcarbamoyladenylate synthase); protein product: MAKLIKLYENNPDEKKIDQIVEILKKGGIIIYPTDTVYGIGCDITHTKAMEKVALIKGIKLSKANFSFICNDLSHISDFTKPIPTATYKILKRCLPGAFTFILEANNRLPKAFKGKKTIGIRVPDNTIPRIIVEKLGNPILTTSVLDHDEILEYTTDPELILERHDKIVDLVIDGGYGNNVASTIVDLSQNSIEIIREGKGDINLLY